Below is a genomic region from Polyodon spathula isolate WHYD16114869_AA chromosome 26, ASM1765450v1, whole genome shotgun sequence.
CGCCATGGTAATGCTGAAGCTAATATTTTACAGCTGTATTGATGAAGCACACATTGTGCTGCGAAGTGCACGGGAGTCCAACGCTCTGTACTGCTCTGCGATTACAGACCTTGGCATTTTTATAGTTTAGCCTCTGTGAGAGAAGTAGGTTCCTTTAGGGGTTTTCTTTTTATCTGCGAAGATCTATTTttaatttggtatttttttcagATTGATGCACCCATAGAACATTTTGTAAAGATCTTAACAGTGACTTTTAATGGAAACCCTTTTCTCTTATTGTCCCGttccctctctcccttctcaGAATGGTGGATGTGGGCGGGCAGCGGTCTGAGCGCAGGAAATGGATTCACTGCTTTGAGAATGTGACGTCCATCATGTTCCTCGTCGCTCTCAGTGAATACGATCAGGTCCTGGTCGAGTCTGACAATGAGGTATGGTACTgagcctctctctgtctgtcctctcctctccccctctctgtctgtcctctccccctcactctctctctctcgctgtctcgcTCTCTGGGTTCATACAGATGTCTTATCTGACCACCCATCTCTTCAGGAGCTTTGAAAGCCCTCTTTCCGTGCATTCAGAATGCTGAAATATACAAGTGTGGTGTATTCTGCATTCGTTTCCACATGTTGTGACTGTCCCTTCGCAGTTGAAGGGTATATCTTGAGATGCAGGTCATGGCAGTGATTGtcccagtgtgtttttttttttcagggtggGGGTGTGAGAGATCCATGGAATTGGTAAGTTGCTAAAACCCCTTGttcggtttcttttttttttttttttatcccccccccaGAATCGAATGGAGGAGAGTAAAGCGCTGTTTAGGACGATAATCACATATCCCTGGTTCCAGAACTCCTCCGTCATCCTGTTCCTTAACAAGAAGGACCTGCTGGAGGAGAAGATCATGTACTCCCATTTAGTAGACTACTTTCCAGAGTTTGATGGTAAACGTTCCGTCTAGAACTTCCAGACGCTTTCGTTTCTTTATTTCAATTCTCAGATCTATTCCGTGAATGCAGAAATGTAGGGTAATGGGTTATGTGACCATGTATAGATCAATTATTAATAGATTAGTTCTTAGCTTGTACATAAATTAATTCTTACCACCTTGggtggttggttttttttttttttaactaggtaTTTTTTTTAAGACATCAAAATTACTATAGAAGACACTGCCTCTGTTGCTTGCTGTGCTGTGCCCAGTGTTCTTGCCGCACTCTGCAAAGGAAGGGATTAGGTTCCTGTAGAAATCTGCTGCAGTAATTGTGGCAAGGTCATTCCTTGACAGGTGGGGTGACTCTTGGGTTTGGCTGCTGCCTGGCTTTGCTTGTCGGCTGTGCTGAAGTGCACGAGTCACTGTTAACCTGATTGGGGTTTCTTTACACATATAATCGCAAGAAGAGGTATTCTCTTTAGGACACAAATCCAGAACCAGAGTAAAAATACTGTCTGTCGGTGACTTCGCTTTTTCTTAGTTTTGCCCAGGGATACGGTTAGTGCTGCTGACACCTAGTGGTACAAACCTGGAATTGAAAGTGCTGCAATGGGCAGGTGGATGGTATTCATTTCGTAGGACAGCTTCTCCAATGCTTGACTTCGTTACCTCACCATGCACAGTGTGCGTACGTAGTTGACaatttaaaaggatttttttttttttttttgtatataactacAATTCCTAATACACTACTGCATTTCTTACATGCTTGTGTTCTGTGTGATTCTCTGTATTACccaacaaaaaaatggaaagcttttgcagggatggaaataagactcctcttgcatacctgtttgatccgttcctggttttactacataAACACtgtaatcaagcttgtattaaaacctggactgggtgaaaccaCCAAGCACCTCTGTAATTGTCTAGTAGCTCGATATCCGACTCTATCCGATGCCATGCCCTGTACACTAAATTCATATTGGGATTGCTGATGCAGGACACGGTAATGGTACAGTAGGCAAGCCATAGATGGAAGGGGCGAAACTGCTAAGCAagaggagtcttctttccatccctgtacgGGGTGTGACCGTCAGAAGCAGTGCAATGATTTCCTTAGATGAGTCAGTCAATGATAAGTAATTGCTGTAAGAGGTTTGGATTGCACAGCGATGGGTAACGGAGCAGCGGCCCTGTTAACGACACAAGTTGTTTCCTAACCCGCAGGTCCCCAGAGAGATGCCCAGGCGGCCCGCGAATTCATCCTGAAGATGTTCGTGGACCTGAACCCCGACAGCGACAAGATAATCTACTCTCACTTCACCTGCGCCACGGACACGGAGAACATCCGCTTTGTGTTCGCTGCAGTGAAGGACACCATCCTGCAGCTCAACCTGAAAGAGTACAACCTGGTGTagaccccccctccctccctggtCCACGCCCCCCCCCCGCGCGTCGGTCGCGCCCCCGCCGCCACCCGCAACGAGCCACAAAAAATACCAATAAGAAAATCAAATCTATATATtgctgaaaatattttaacatacaaataaaacgTAGTGCTGCGTCTGATCTGTGCCAGTTTGTAATTCAATGGCAAGTCGTTCTGTCCACAGAATTTCTCTTGGTAAACGAGAGAGAAACTTTTAAGATTTAATTCAGCAgtacatgggggggagggggaggtgggtATATCCATATTCATCTCTCTTAGTTTTTAATAgtattgatgttattttaattaagggccaatttgtatatttatttcagCCAACTACAACTACTACATTATAATTTGCCAGGCTAAACAttgtgctgctgcttttcctaaagtcagacccCCTCCCCCCGCGCTCTCATTGCCAAATTTAAAGACTGGACCAGCTGACCTGGCCCCGGCCCCACCCCCATTCTGTGCTGTTTTAAAGACTGGCCCCTAAACctagattttaaaacaaacagttatgAACAAACTCCCTTTGTGCTGAAcagtgattttataattaaggaCAGTTCTGTTCCTGCCCCACCCCCCTCACAGAAACTAACCCAACCAAGTGATTTCTAATGCTGTActtactgtttttaattgatttattatttctttacgTATCAATTATAAAGTATTGATactgtgattttgtgttttattttttattgacgtATTAAAACATAAATTAGTTACTTGCTGTTCTTTTACATTCATGGACTACAAAGATGGGGGGAAAATAAGCAAAAAAGTGTCAGAAGACCAGGAAACGTGTTCATAGTTATTGGAGGTGGAAGAATGacctctgcttttattttatacagtttaaattaaaaaaaataataataataaaaaattcttCTGATCCGTAGGCATGGTTTTAAGAAGATTAACGgagatttttaagaaaaataaatatttatctaatTTATGGACCTGGtaattatcattatatatataggcttatatatatatattctatattaactatataatatatattatatgcttgATATAAtgttgtctatatatatatatgtgtgtgtgtgtgtgtgtgtgtgtgtgtgtgtgtgtgtgtgtatatatatatatatatatatatatatatatatatatatatatatatatgtgtgtgtgtgtgtgtaatataatatatatatatatatatatatatatatatatatatatatatatatatatatatatatatatatatatattatatatatatatatatatatatctatatatatatattatatatatatatatatatatatatatatatgtgtgtgtgtgtgtgtatctatatatagatctatGTATCTATATAGCTGTAGCTATAGATATAGTTGATATAAAAACACCTCTCCCATACGATCCCAGGCAGAGGTTTATGTCTCAACTGTAGTAAAACCTTCTTGTGTTCAGCTAAGTAatcggttttattttatttaacttggtTGTcgatgattattattgttattagtagtttTAATGTGAGGTGGTAGTTGAACTGTGTTACAGATTTCattcatggactttttttttttttttttaaatgcaaaataggAAATGTAAAGAGAGAATGTGTATTCCCTATCAGCAGTGGGTGAAGTGTAACCTGTCCCATGTCTGCTTGaagtattgttaatattattatacagACGCTTGTCCTGCTGTGAGACAGCTGTTGAAGTCAGTGAATTGTACTGGTACTTGcagtctgatttatttatttattttttttgcattgtattccgttagttttttttctttttcattgcaaGGGCTAATGAGAGGCTGTGTGAACGCCCTGATAGAAACAGACTGGGTCGTGCGTCGCAGCGGGCTTCAGTGTTGAGAATGGGTGGGACGGGGAAGGCATTGCTTCAGAACATCGGGGAGACTAACTGAATTGCAGTACTGCGTGGCCTTgctgcaaaatttaaaaaatagtgccAATTCACCTCCTCTTAAAATACTTTTAAGAGGTGCCATATCAGTTTTTAGAAGTTAAAAGAAACGGTTATCCTGTGATTTTGCACAGCAGATGCCTTATTTCGGatattaggaataataataaagaaataaaaatacaatagtgtttttttagttttagtttttttttttaattgcagaccTGTTTTGTTCTGCCCGGAACCGCCAGCATTAATAATCCAATTATAAAGCTTCACACTCAAGTTTATGAAGCCTCTGTAATCCTGCATCTTGttccctaaaaaataaaaagatttctgcatccttgctaaaaaaaaaaaaaaaaaaaaaaaaaaaaaaaaaatctatatatttgttttttttctcctgaagtGCTGGTCCTGCCAAAAGACATCTTGTCTCAGAGCTGTCATTCCGCTGGTCTGCCATAAATGTGTTTCTCCCTTGCCTCTGTAATTGAGTGCGTCAGTATTCAGTATTTTTCCTTGCAATGCTTGACTTGTTCAGGAAATGTATTtgattccacccccccccccactcccggTTAAAAATCTGTGTTGTCCGAGACTTTTTATGGAAAAATGCAATGCAGGAAACGGCTGGCTTATGAGTGTTANNNNNNNNNNNNNNNNNNNNNNNNNNNNNNNNNNNNNNNNNNNNNNNNNNNNNNNNNNNNNNNNNNNNNNNNNNNNNNNNNNNNNNNNNNNNNNNNNNNNNNNNNNNNNNNNNNNNNNNNNNNNNNNNNNNNNNNNNNNNNNNNNNNNNNNNNNNNNNNNNNNNNNNNNNNNNNNNNNNNNNNNNNNNNNNNNNNNNNNNNNNNNNNNNNNNNNNNNNNNNNNNNNNNNNNNNNNNNNNNNNNNNNNNNNNNNNNNNNNNNNNNNNNNNNNNNNNNNNNNNNNNNNNNNNNNNNNNNNNNNNNNNNNNNNNNNNNNNNNNNNNNNNNNNNNNNNNNNNNNNNNNNNNNNNNNNNNNNNNNNNNNNNNNNNNNNNNNNNNNNNNNNNNNNNNNNNNNNNNNNNNNNNNNNNNNNNNNNNNNNNNNNNNNNNNNNNNNNNNNNNNNNNNNNNNNNNNNNNNNNNNNNNNNNNNNNNNNNNNNNNNNNNNNNNNNNNNNNNNNACTGCCTTGCTGGTTTCCCTGTAGAAAGCAGTGCCGAGGTCCTTACCAGATGCTTTGCCAGGCGCCCCGCTGCCTCCTGTGCAGTTTGCCATTCATGCTTACATTTTGCTAGTCTGTGCCGCATCAATCTTGCCTTTCGTGGAATGGGCACCAGAGATGAATAAACCAGGACAGCAGATAAAGACTTCAGAACTGCAGCGACGCCGACGCGGGCTGGaattcactcccccccccccccccacaaaacctgcctttttattaaatatagaaAAAGAGGGGGCTG
It encodes:
- the LOC121300566 gene encoding guanine nucleotide-binding protein G(q) subunit alpha isoform X2, producing MRIIHGAGYTDEDKRGFTKLVYQNIFTSMQSMIRAMETLKIQYKYEQNKSNALLVREVDVEKVCSFEHPYVNAIKFLWTDPGIQECYDRRREYQLSDSTKYYLSDLDRIAEPSFLPTQQDVLRVRIPTTGIIEYPFDLQSIIFRMVDVGGQRSERRKWIHCFENVTSIMFLVALSEYDQVLVESDNENRMEESKALFRTIITYPWFQNSSVILFLNKKDLLEEKIMYSHLVDYFPEFDGPQRDAQAAREFILKMFVDLNPDSDKIIYSHFTCATDTENIRFVFAAVKDTILQLNLKEYNLV